In the Sarcophilus harrisii chromosome 3, mSarHar1.11, whole genome shotgun sequence genome, one interval contains:
- the SUMO1 gene encoding small ubiquitin-related modifier 1: MSDQEAKPSAEDLGEKKEGEYIKLKVIGQDSSEIHFKVKMTTHLKKLKESYCQRQGVPMNSLRFLFEGQRIADNHTPKELGMEEEDVIEVYQEQTGGHSAV; encoded by the exons gaaGCAAAGCCTTCTGCTGAGGacttgggagaaaagaaagaaggagaatacATTAAACTCAAAGTCATTGGACAG gACAGCAGTGAAATTCACTTCAAGGTGAAAATGACAACACATCTCAAGAAACTCAAAGAATCATACTGTCAAAGACAG ggtgTTCCAATGAACTCACTCAGGTTTCTCTTTGAAGGTCAGAGAATTGCTGATAATCATACTCCAAAAGAG CTGGGCATGGAGGAAGAAGATGTGATTGAAGTTTATCAGGAACAGACAGGGGGTCATTCAGCAGTTTAG